Proteins found in one Venturia canescens isolate UGA chromosome 8, ASM1945775v1, whole genome shotgun sequence genomic segment:
- the LOC122414713 gene encoding uncharacterized protein isoform X2 gives MIKNDKLNVICSRFPEYFRSPNSTIPVENLDKVTDLYCNMSNASLRAIMRTFVMNRRFYIAEYINQQSSSQSAQDANGGKATAPAAEMERSLAPGLTETNESSPDSEESVISLSRSEETNESSPDSEESVIPPPSSSITGIENCTRNQRFREINHGKQ, from the exons ATGATCAAAAACGACAAGCTGAATGTGATATGTTCGAGGTTTCCCGAATATTTCCGGAGCCCAAACTCAACGATTCCTGTGGAGAATCTGGATAAAGTGACTGATTTATATTGCAATATGTCAAACGCATCCCTCCGGGCCATCATGCGGACTTTCGTTATGAACCGGAGATTTTATATCGCTGAATATATTAACCAACAa tCCAGTTCGCAGAGTGCTCAGGACGCAAATGGCGGCAAAGCGACGGCTCCTGCAGCCGAAATGGAAAGAAGTTTGGCGCCTGGTTTGACCGAGACAAACGAgagcagtccggattctgaagaatCAGTAATTTCGCTGTCTAGATCGGAGGAGACAAACGAgagcagtccggattctgaagaatCAGTGATTCCGCCGCCATCTTCCTCTATAAccggaattgaaaattgtacgaggAATCAAAGGTTTCGTGAAATCAATCACG
- the LOC122415074 gene encoding uncharacterized protein isoform X1, translating to MSNASLRAIMRTFVMNRRFYIAEYINQQSSSQSAQDANGGKATAPAAEMERSLAPGLTETNESSPDSEESVIPPPSSSITGIENCTRNQRFREINHAKPKGGKDVFQENYMLLHLTQNTLNSSRLSMLTNGVMQPFVKRDDLKSPKKSVWN from the exons ATGTCAAACGCATCCCTCCGGGCCATCATGCGGACTTTCGTTATGAACCGGAGATTTTATATCGCTGAATATATTAACCAACAa tCCAGTTCGCAGAGTGCTCAGGACGCAAATGGCGGCAAAGCGACGGCTCCTGCAGCCGAAATGGAAAGAAGTTTGGCGCCTGGTTTGACCGAGACAAACGAgagcagtccggattctgaagaatCAGTGATTCCGCCGCCATCTTCCTCTATAAccggaattgaaaattgtacgaggAATCAAAGGTTTCGTGAAATCAATCACG cgaaaccgaagggtggaaaagatgttttccaagaAAATTACATGCTGCTGCATTTAACCCAAAATACACTGAACTCCTCAAGGCTATCAATGCTGACGAACGGTGTTATGCAGCCATTTGTGAAGCGGGACGATTTGAAAAGCCCCAAAAAGTCAGTCTGGAACTGA
- the LOC122415001 gene encoding uncharacterized protein isoform X2: MSNASLRAIMRTFVMNRRFYIAEYINQQSSSQSAQDANGGKATAPAAEMERSLAPGLTETNESSPDSEESVISLSRSEETNESSPDSEESVIPPPSSSITGIENCTRNQRFREINHGKQ, from the exons ATGTCAAACGCATCCCTCCGGGCCATCATGCGGACTTTCGTTATGAACCGGAGATTTTATATCGCTGAATATATTAACCaacaa tCCAGTTCGCAGAGTGCTCAGGACGCAAATGGCGGCAAAGCGACGGCTCCTGCAGCCGAAATGGAAAGAAGTTTGGCGCCTGGTTTGACCGAGACAAACGAgagcagtccggattctgaagaatCAGTAATTTCGCTGTCTAGATCGGAGGAGACAAACGAgagcagtccggattctgaagaatCAGTGATTCCGCCGCCATCTTCCTCTATAAccggaattgaaaattgtacgaggAATCAAAGGTTTCGTGAAATCAATCACG gaaaacagtaa
- the LOC122415007 gene encoding uncharacterized protein isoform X1 produces MSNASLRAIMRTFVMNRRFYIAEYINQQSSSQSAQDANGGKATAPAAEMERSLAPGLTETNESSPDSEESVISLSRSEETNESSPDSEESVIPPPSSSITGIENCTRNQRFREINHAKPKGGKDVFQENYMLLHLTQNTLNSSRLSMLTNGVMQPFVKRDDLKSPKKSVWN; encoded by the exons ATGTCAAACGCATCCCTCCGGGCCATCATGCGGACTTTCGTTATGAACCGGAGATTTTATATCGCTGAATATATTAACCAACAa tCCAGTTCGCAGAGTGCTCAGGACGCAAATGGCGGCAAAGCGACGGCTCCTGCAGCCGAAATGGAAAGAAGTTTGGCGCCTGGTTTGACCGAGACAAACGAgagcagtccggattctgaagaatCAGTAATTTCGCTGTCTAGATCGGAGGAGACAAACGAgagcagtccggattctgaagaatCAGTGATTCCGCCGCCATCTTCCTCTATAAccggaattgaaaattgtacgaggAATCAAAGGTTTCGTGAAATCAATCACG cgaaaccgaagggtggaaaagatgttttccaagaAAATTACATGCTGCTGCATTTAACCCAAAATACACTGAACTCCTCAAGGCTATCAATGCTGACGAACGGTGTTATGCAGCCATTTGTGAAGCGGGACGATTTGAAAAGCCCCAAAAAGTCAGTCTGGAACTGA
- the LOC122414713 gene encoding uncharacterized protein isoform X1, whose amino-acid sequence MIKNDKLNVICSRFPEYFRSPNSTIPVENLDKVTDLYCNMSNASLRAIMRTFVMNRRFYIAEYINQQSSSQSAQDANGGKATAPAAEMERSLAPGLTETNESSPDSEESVISLSRSEETNESSPDSEESVIPPPSSSITGIENCTRNQRFREINHAKPKGGKDVFQENYMLLHLTQNTLNSSRLSMLTNGVMQPFVKRDDLKSPKKSVWN is encoded by the exons ATGATCAAAAACGACAAGCTGAATGTGATATGTTCGAGGTTTCCCGAATATTTCCGGAGCCCAAACTCAACGATTCCTGTGGAGAATCTGGATAAAGTGACTGATTTATATTGCAATATGTCAAACGCATCCCTCCGGGCCATCATGCGGACTTTCGTTATGAACCGGAGATTTTATATCGCTGAATATATTAACCAACAa tCCAGTTCGCAGAGTGCTCAGGACGCAAATGGCGGCAAAGCGACGGCTCCTGCAGCCGAAATGGAAAGAAGTTTGGCGCCTGGTTTGACCGAGACAAACGAgagcagtccggattctgaagaatCAGTAATTTCGCTGTCTAGATCGGAGGAGACAAACGAgagcagtccggattctgaagaatCAGTGATTCCGCCGCCATCTTCCTCTATAAccggaattgaaaattgtacgaggAATCAAAGGTTTCGTGAAATCAATCACG cgaaaccgaagggtggaaaagatgttttccaagaAAATTACATGCTGCTGCATTTAACCCAAAATACACTGAACTCCTCAAGGCTATCAATGCTGACGAACGGTGTTATGCAGCCATTTGTGAAGCGGGACGATTTGAAAAGCCCCAAAAAGTCAGTCTGGAACTGA
- the LOC122414977 gene encoding uncharacterized protein: MIKNDKLNVICSRFPEYFRSPNSTIPVENLDKVTDLYCNMSNASLRAIMRTFVMNRRFYIAEYINQQSSSQSAQDANGGKATAPAAEMERSLAPGLTETNESSPDSEESVISLSRSEETNESSPDSEESVIPPPSSSITGIENCTRNQRFREINHAKPKGGKDVFQENYMLLHLTQNTLNSSRLSMLTNGVMQPFVKRDDLKSPKKSVWN, from the exons ATGATCAAAAACGACAAGCTGAATGTGATATGTTCGAGGTTTCCCGAATATTTCCGGAGCCCAAACTCAACGATTCCTGTGGAGAATCTGGATAAAGTGACTGATTTATATTGCAATATGTCAAACGCATCCCTCCGGGCCATCATGCGGACTTTCGTTATGAACCGGAGATTTTATATCGCTGAATATATTAACCaacaa tCCAGTTCGCAGAGTGCTCAGGACGCAAATGGCGGCAAAGCGACGGCTCCTGCAGCCGAAATGGAAAGAAGTTTGGCGCCTGGTTTGACCGAGACAAACGAgagcagtccggattctgaagaatCAGTAATTTCGCTGTCTAGATCGGAGGAGACAAACGAgagcagtccggattctgaagaatCAGTGATTCCGCCGCCATCTTCCTCTATAAccggaattgaaaattgtacgaggAATCAAAGGTTTCGTGAAATCAATCACG cgaaaccgaagggtggaaaagatgttttccaagaAAATTACATGCTGCTGCATTTAACCCAAAATACACTGAACTCCTCAAGGCTATCAATGCTGACGAACGGTGTTATGCAGCCATTTGTGAAGCGGGACGATTTGAAAAGCCCCAAAAAGTCAGTCTGGAACTGA
- the LOC122415074 gene encoding uncharacterized protein isoform X2, which translates to MSNASLRAIMRTFVMNRRFYIAEYINQQSSSQSAQDANGGKATAPAAEMERSLAPGLTETNESSPDSEESVIPPPSSSITGIENCTRNQRFREINHGKQ; encoded by the exons ATGTCAAACGCATCCCTCCGGGCCATCATGCGGACTTTCGTTATGAACCGGAGATTTTATATCGCTGAATATATTAACCAACAa tCCAGTTCGCAGAGTGCTCAGGACGCAAATGGCGGCAAAGCGACGGCTCCTGCAGCCGAAATGGAAAGAAGTTTGGCGCCTGGTTTGACCGAGACAAACGAgagcagtccggattctgaagaatCAGTGATTCCGCCGCCATCTTCCTCTATAAccggaattgaaaattgtacgaggAATCAAAGGTTTCGTGAAATCAATCACG gaaaacagtaa
- the LOC122415007 gene encoding uncharacterized protein isoform X2, with protein MSNASLRAIMRTFVMNRRFYIAEYINQQSSSQSAQDANGGKATAPAAEMERSLAPGLTETNESSPDSEESVISLSRSEETNESSPDSEESVIPPPSSSITGIENCTRNQRFREINHGKQ; from the exons ATGTCAAACGCATCCCTCCGGGCCATCATGCGGACTTTCGTTATGAACCGGAGATTTTATATCGCTGAATATATTAACCAACAa tCCAGTTCGCAGAGTGCTCAGGACGCAAATGGCGGCAAAGCGACGGCTCCTGCAGCCGAAATGGAAAGAAGTTTGGCGCCTGGTTTGACCGAGACAAACGAgagcagtccggattctgaagaatCAGTAATTTCGCTGTCTAGATCGGAGGAGACAAACGAgagcagtccggattctgaagaatCAGTGATTCCGCCGCCATCTTCCTCTATAAccggaattgaaaattgtacgaggAATCAAAGGTTTCGTGAAATCAATCACG gaaaacagtaa
- the LOC122415001 gene encoding uncharacterized protein isoform X1: protein MSNASLRAIMRTFVMNRRFYIAEYINQQSSSQSAQDANGGKATAPAAEMERSLAPGLTETNESSPDSEESVISLSRSEETNESSPDSEESVIPPPSSSITGIENCTRNQRFREINHAKPKGGKDVFQENYMLLHLTQNTLNSSRLSMLTNGVMQPFVKRDDLKSPKKSVWN, encoded by the exons ATGTCAAACGCATCCCTCCGGGCCATCATGCGGACTTTCGTTATGAACCGGAGATTTTATATCGCTGAATATATTAACCaacaa tCCAGTTCGCAGAGTGCTCAGGACGCAAATGGCGGCAAAGCGACGGCTCCTGCAGCCGAAATGGAAAGAAGTTTGGCGCCTGGTTTGACCGAGACAAACGAgagcagtccggattctgaagaatCAGTAATTTCGCTGTCTAGATCGGAGGAGACAAACGAgagcagtccggattctgaagaatCAGTGATTCCGCCGCCATCTTCCTCTATAAccggaattgaaaattgtacgaggAATCAAAGGTTTCGTGAAATCAATCACG cgaaaccgaagggtggaaaagatgttttccaagaAAATTACATGCTGCTGCATTTAACCCAAAATACACTGAACTCCTCAAGGCTATCAATGCTGACGAACGGTGTTATGCAGCCATTTGTGAAGCGGGACGATTTGAAAAGCCCCAAAAAGTCAGTCTGGAACTGA